Proteins encoded in a region of the Pseudomonas sp. PDNC002 genome:
- the rpsK gene encoding 30S ribosomal protein S11 produces MAKPAARPRKKVKKTVVDGIAHIHASFNNTIVTITDRQGNALSWATSGGSGFRGSRKSTPFAAQVAAERAGQAALEYGLKNLDVNVKGPGPGRESAVRALNACGYKIASITDVTPIPHNGCRPPKKRRV; encoded by the coding sequence ATGGCAAAACCTGCTGCTCGTCCTCGTAAGAAAGTCAAAAAGACGGTGGTTGACGGGATCGCGCATATCCACGCGTCCTTCAACAACACCATCGTTACCATTACTGATCGTCAGGGCAACGCTCTGTCCTGGGCCACTTCCGGTGGTTCGGGCTTCCGCGGCTCGCGTAAGAGCACCCCGTTCGCTGCCCAGGTAGCGGCCGAGCGTGCCGGCCAGGCTGCTCTGGAATACGGTCTGAAGAACCTTGACGTCAACGTCAAAGGCCCGGGCCCGGGTCGCGAATCGGCTGTTCGTGCGCTGAATGCCTGCGGTTACAAGATCGCCAGCATCACCGACGTAACCCCGATCCCGCACAACGGCTGCCGTCCGCCGAAAAAGCGTCGCGTGTAA
- the rpsM gene encoding 30S ribosomal protein S13 — protein MARIAGVNIPDNKHTVISLTYIYGVGRTTAQSICAATGISPAVKIKELSEEQIDSLRTEVAKLTTEGDLRREINMNIKRLMDLGCYRGLRHRRGLPVRGQRTKTNARTRKGPRKPIRK, from the coding sequence ATGGCCCGTATTGCAGGCGTAAACATTCCGGATAACAAGCACACTGTTATCTCGCTGACCTACATCTATGGTGTTGGTCGCACTACCGCACAGAGCATCTGTGCAGCCACCGGCATCAGCCCGGCTGTAAAGATCAAAGAACTGAGCGAAGAGCAGATTGATTCGCTGCGTACCGAGGTGGCCAAGCTGACCACCGAAGGTGACCTGCGTCGCGAAATCAACATGAACATCAAGCGTCTGATGGACCTCGGTTGCTACCGCGGTCTGCGTCATCGTCGTGGTCTGCCGGTTCGCGGTCAGCGTACCAAGACCAACGCGCGCACCCGTAAGGGCCCGCGTAAGCCGATCCGCAAGTAA
- the rpsD gene encoding 30S ribosomal protein S4 encodes MARYIGPKCKLSRREGTDLFLKSGVRALDSKCKAEQVPGQHGQRRGRLSDYGLQLREKQKVRRIYGVLERQFRGYYQEASRRKGSTGENLLQLLECRLDNVVYRMGFGSTRSESRQLVSHKTISVNGQTVNVPSYQVKVGDVVAVREKSKNQLRIAQALDLCAQRGRVEWVDVDTDKKAGTFKSVPARADLSADINENLIVELYSK; translated from the coding sequence ATGGCTCGTTACATTGGTCCCAAGTGCAAACTGTCCCGCCGCGAAGGCACTGATCTTTTCCTGAAGAGCGGCGTTCGTGCCCTCGACTCGAAATGCAAGGCAGAACAAGTTCCCGGTCAGCATGGTCAGCGTCGTGGTCGTCTTTCCGACTACGGTCTGCAGCTGCGCGAGAAGCAAAAAGTTCGCCGCATCTACGGCGTCCTCGAGCGTCAATTCCGTGGCTACTATCAGGAAGCGTCCCGCCGCAAGGGCTCCACGGGTGAAAACCTGCTGCAGCTGCTTGAGTGCCGTCTGGACAACGTCGTCTACCGTATGGGCTTCGGTTCCACTCGTTCCGAATCCCGTCAGCTGGTGTCCCACAAGACCATCAGCGTCAACGGCCAGACCGTAAACGTACCGTCCTACCAGGTCAAAGTTGGCGACGTCGTTGCTGTTCGCGAGAAATCGAAGAACCAGCTGCGTATCGCTCAAGCTCTGGACCTGTGCGCCCAGCGCGGTCGCGTTGAGTGGGTCGACGTGGACACCGACAAGAAAGCTGGCACCTTCAAAAGTGTCCCGGCTCGTGCCGATCTGTCCGCCGACATCAACGAAAACCTGATTGTCGAGCTCTACTCCAAGTAA